A stretch of Strix aluco isolate bStrAlu1 chromosome 16, bStrAlu1.hap1, whole genome shotgun sequence DNA encodes these proteins:
- the RPL27A gene encoding large ribosomal subunit protein uL15 → MPSRLRKTRKLRGHVSHGHGRVGKHRKHPGGRGNAGGMHHHRINFDKYHPGYFGKVGMRHYHLKRNQKFCPTVNLDKLWTLVSEQTRLIYAKKESGLAPVIDVVRSGYYKVLGKGKLPKQPVIVKAKFFSRRAEEKIKEVGGACVLVA, encoded by the exons ATG CCTTCTCGCCTAAGGAAGACCCGGAAGCTGAGGGGACACGTTAGCCACGGCCACGGCCGCGTTG gcaAACACAGGAAACATCCTGGAGGGCGTGGTAATGCTGGTGGTATGCACCATCACAGGATTAACTTTGATAAATA TCATCCTGGTTACTTTGGAAAAGTAGGCATGAGACACTATCACTTGAAGAGAAACCAAAAGTTCTGTCCTACTGTCAACTTGGACAAACTATGGACGCTTGTCAGTGAACAGACGAGGCTCATTTACGCAAAAAAGGAGTCTGGCCTGGCCCCAGTCATTGATGTTGTGCGCTCA GGCTACTACAAAGTCCTGGGCAAGGGAAAGCTGCCCAAGCAGCCTGTCATTGTGAAGGCAAAATTCTTCAGTAGAAGAGCAGAGGAGAAGATCAAAGAAGTTGGTGGTGCCTGTGTGCTTGTGGCATAA